In Burkholderia lata, the DNA window GTGTCCTTTGTTGATGATCGCCATTATCAGGCAGAGCCTGATATCCAATTGCGCGATCGATACGCCTTGTCGTTCGTCGACTGTATCGAAGTCGAAACAATGACCGAGCGTTCGACACCGCGCGTCAGCATTGCTTTCGCCGCCCGCGACGGATTCCAGCTCAAGGGAACCTATTTCCCGGCGTCCGACGGCGATCGTTCCCCCGTGCTCATCTGCCCCGCGACAGGAATCCGACAATCCTTTTATTTCCCGTTCGCGGATTGGCTGCGCAAAGACGGCCATTCGACGTTTGTATTCGATTATCGGGGGATCGGCGCGTCGCTCGGTACGAATCACGTTCGCCAATCCCGAGCGCGGAAACAGGATTGGGGGCAACTCGACATGCCCGCGGCGCTCGAGTGGCTCCTTGGCGAAACCGGTGCGCACGACGCACATTTGATCGGACATAGCGCAGGCGCGCAACTGGTCGGCCTGATGCCGAATCATGCGTCGGTTCGTTCGTTGTGCGCCATCTCTGCGTCTTCCGGGTATGTCGGCAACATTCGCTGGCCAAAGCGTTTCGCGGCCCTGCTGCTTGCGCATATGTATGTGCCGATTTCCGTTCGGTTGCTCGGTTACGTTCCGGCCAGGGTACTCGGCTGGGGCGATGATCTGCCGCCGTGTATCGGACTTCAGTGGGCCCGATGGTGCCGTCGGCCGGGATATGTGGCGAACGAATTCGGAGCAGGGGTGGCACGCCACTACTACGACGAATTTACCGCTCCCGTCACCATTGTGGCCGCAACCGACGATCCGCTTGCCACGCCGGCCAATATCGCAGATTGGCTGCGCCTGCTGCCGAGAGCCAGGTCCGACGTCCACTTCATCCATCCAGAAAATCCCGACGGCCGCGCAATTGGGCACGTCGGCATGTTCCGCCGCGAGCATTCGTCGCTGTGGCCGGAACTCACCAGAGGGTTGCTGCGCTGACAGCGCGTGTCGATCAGACGAGCGCAATCAGTTTTGCGCCCAACGTGACCGGATCGAAATCCGGTCATCGGAGCCAGTCATGACAAGGCCGGTGCACCGAAAAGAAAAAAGCCCGCATAAGCGGGCTTTTCACTGAGACGATAACGCGACGCTCAGACGTTGAACAGGAAGTTCATCACGTCGCCGTCGTGCACGACATATTCCTTCCCTTCCGCGCGCATCTTGCCGGCTTCCTTCGCGCCTTGCTCGCCCTTGAACGTGACGTAGTCGTCGAACGCGATCGTCTGCGCGCGGATGAAGCCGCGCTCGAAGTCGGTGTGGATCACGCCGGCCGCCTGCGGTGCCGTGTCGCCGATATGGATCGTCCACGC includes these proteins:
- a CDS encoding alpha/beta hydrolase family protein; its protein translation is MSFVDDRHYQAEPDIQLRDRYALSFVDCIEVETMTERSTPRVSIAFAARDGFQLKGTYFPASDGDRSPVLICPATGIRQSFYFPFADWLRKDGHSTFVFDYRGIGASLGTNHVRQSRARKQDWGQLDMPAALEWLLGETGAHDAHLIGHSAGAQLVGLMPNHASVRSLCAISASSGYVGNIRWPKRFAALLLAHMYVPISVRLLGYVPARVLGWGDDLPPCIGLQWARWCRRPGYVANEFGAGVARHYYDEFTAPVTIVAATDDPLATPANIADWLRLLPRARSDVHFIHPENPDGRAIGHVGMFRREHSSLWPELTRGLLR